From Actinopolyspora lacussalsi, a single genomic window includes:
- a CDS encoding formate dehydrogenase major subunit (product_source=KO:K00123; cath_funfam=2.20.25.90; cog=COG0243; ko=KO:K00123; pfam=PF04879; superfamily=53706) yields the protein MREWLRWPVLRQLTGSDPLGRGQAARSAATDREHARTEDADEVVGSVCPYCAVGCAQRVYVRDGAVTQIEGDPDSPVSRGRLCPKGSASRSLVTSPDRRTRVAYRRPYGTEWEELDLDTAVDMIAERVIRTRDETWQETDSDGTRLRRTMGIASLGGATLDNEENYLMKKLYTALGAIQIENQARI from the coding sequence ATGCGGGAATGGTTGCGTTGGCCCGTGCTGCGCCAGTTGACGGGCTCCGACCCGCTCGGTCGCGGGCAGGCGGCCCGCTCCGCGGCCACCGACCGCGAGCACGCCCGCACCGAGGACGCAGACGAGGTGGTCGGCTCGGTGTGCCCCTACTGCGCCGTGGGATGCGCGCAGCGCGTGTACGTGCGGGACGGGGCCGTCACCCAGATCGAGGGCGATCCCGACTCGCCGGTTAGCCGGGGCAGGCTCTGCCCGAAGGGCTCGGCCAGCCGCTCGTTGGTGACCTCGCCCGACAGGCGAACCAGGGTCGCCTACCGGCGGCCGTACGGCACCGAGTGGGAGGAACTGGACCTCGACACCGCGGTCGACATGATCGCCGAGCGGGTGATCCGCACCCGGGACGAGACCTGGCAGGAGACCGATTCGGACGGTACGCGGCTGCGCCGCACCATGGGAATCGCGAGCCTGGGCGGAGCCACGCTGGACAATGAGGAAAACTACCTCATGAAGAAGCTCTACACCGCCCTCGGAGCCATCCAGATCGAGAACCAGGCCCGCATTTGA
- a CDS encoding hypothetical protein (product_source=Hypo-rule applied; cleavage_site_network=SignalP-noTM; pfam=PF12079): MRNTLTTGISLAAGLLLLVGCGGGQTGQAAQDTTETGTSAPSSTSGVSLPERTAPAKSLDLSEPCDIITQQQATKLGVDQPLEKKELNSKQGCDYKKGKSGSDGGWAMFVAADPSRTAQEFASARPSGESTEIAGYPAYEVEKQYGCMVAVDVTNSGSLFVNGSVRLQTRPEACSVTIEFAEAAIKNLPNA; encoded by the coding sequence ATGCGTAACACCCTCACCACAGGAATCTCCCTGGCAGCAGGTCTCCTGCTGCTCGTCGGATGCGGCGGTGGCCAGACCGGCCAAGCGGCGCAGGACACCACCGAAACCGGCACGAGCGCACCCAGCAGCACCTCCGGAGTGAGCCTGCCGGAACGCACCGCACCCGCCAAATCCCTCGACCTCTCCGAGCCCTGCGACATCATCACCCAGCAGCAAGCAACCAAGCTCGGGGTCGACCAACCACTCGAAAAAAAAGAACTAAACAGCAAACAAGGGTGCGATTACAAGAAGGGTAAATCCGGCTCCGACGGCGGCTGGGCCATGTTCGTAGCAGCAGACCCGAGCAGAACAGCGCAGGAGTTCGCCAGTGCGCGCCCCAGCGGTGAGAGCACGGAAATCGCTGGCTATCCCGCTTACGAAGTCGAGAAGCAGTACGGGTGCATGGTGGCGGTAGACGTGACGAACTCCGGATCGCTCTTCGTGAACGGATCAGTACGCCTTCAAACTCGTCCCGAAGCATGCTCGGTCACGATCGAGTTCGCCGAAGCCGCGATCAAGAACCTGCCCAACGCCTGA
- a CDS encoding catechol 2,3-dioxygenase-like lactoylglutathione lyase family enzyme (product_source=COG0346; cath_funfam=3.10.180.10; cog=COG0346; pfam=PF00903; superfamily=54593): MSVQEFPAPSEGMLLTHFLTVSDVSRSRAFYRDVVGGRVVLEENPCTLSVANSWLIMNPGGGPTPDKPETTLRPPADGDPVSCFLNIRVADIWAVYRDWSERGAEFLTPPVDRGAELRCYLRDPDGYLIEVGQATGMLRGRFADPPPT; encoded by the coding sequence ATGAGTGTCCAGGAATTCCCGGCACCGAGCGAGGGAATGCTGCTGACCCACTTTCTCACGGTCAGCGACGTGAGCCGCTCGCGCGCTTTCTACCGGGATGTCGTCGGCGGCCGAGTGGTGCTCGAGGAGAATCCGTGCACGCTAAGTGTGGCCAACAGTTGGTTGATCATGAATCCCGGAGGCGGTCCCACTCCGGACAAGCCGGAAACCACGTTGCGTCCGCCGGCCGACGGAGATCCGGTGTCCTGTTTCCTCAACATACGCGTCGCCGATATCTGGGCCGTTTATCGTGACTGGAGCGAGCGGGGAGCCGAATTCCTGACTCCTCCGGTGGATCGGGGGGCCGAGCTGCGTTGTTATCTGCGCGACCCGGACGGTTATCTCATCGAAGTCGGCCAGGCCACGGGGATGCTTCGGGGTAGATTCGCCGATCCCCCGCCGACGTGA
- a CDS encoding hypothetical protein (product_source=Hypo-rule applied; superfamily=53474): protein MNGTSTRTEREPHWPELRVEDWSDTRDTLHMWLQLVGKIKLACQPMINHWWQVPLYVSARGLTTDSVPYYDDVFDIEFDFHEHRLLIRRSDGGRREIALTARTVADFYRETMAALDELGIRLTVSRTPNEVVRALPFDTDTEHASYEPDKAWLFWRQLLCAHRVFSDFRSRFIGKVSPVHFFWGAMDLAVTRFSGRAAPRHPGGAPNCGDWVMVEGYSHELSSCGFWPGGGAEGAFYAYAYPEPPGFDRYPVGPAAAHFEQGEFLLPYEDVRTASSPERMLAEFLRTTYEAAAECGGWDRRALEDDPKRRASPR, encoded by the coding sequence ATGAACGGTACGAGCACACGAACCGAACGGGAACCGCACTGGCCCGAACTGCGGGTCGAGGACTGGAGCGATACCCGCGACACCCTGCACATGTGGTTACAGCTGGTCGGGAAAATCAAGCTGGCCTGCCAACCGATGATCAACCACTGGTGGCAGGTGCCGCTCTACGTCTCGGCTCGTGGTCTGACCACTGACTCGGTCCCGTACTACGACGATGTGTTCGACATCGAGTTCGACTTCCACGAGCACAGGTTGCTGATCCGTCGCAGTGACGGTGGGCGACGTGAGATCGCTCTTACCGCCAGAACCGTTGCCGACTTCTACCGGGAGACGATGGCGGCGCTGGACGAACTCGGAATACGGCTCACGGTGAGCCGTACCCCGAACGAGGTGGTGCGGGCCCTGCCCTTCGACACCGACACCGAGCACGCCTCCTACGAACCGGACAAGGCGTGGTTGTTCTGGCGGCAGTTGTTGTGTGCGCACCGGGTGTTCAGCGATTTCAGGTCGCGCTTCATCGGCAAGGTGAGCCCGGTGCACTTCTTCTGGGGAGCCATGGATCTGGCCGTGACCCGTTTCTCCGGACGTGCGGCACCTCGTCACCCGGGTGGGGCTCCCAACTGTGGCGACTGGGTCATGGTCGAGGGCTACTCGCACGAGCTCAGCAGTTGCGGTTTCTGGCCGGGAGGCGGAGCCGAGGGCGCGTTCTATGCCTACGCCTACCCGGAGCCACCGGGATTCGACCGTTACCCGGTCGGTCCGGCGGCGGCCCATTTCGAGCAGGGCGAGTTCCTGCTGCCCTACGAGGACGTTCGAACCGCGTCCTCACCGGAGCGGATGCTCGCGGAGTTCCTGCGCACCACCTACGAAGCCGCGGCCGAATGCGGTGGTTGGGACCGCCGGGCGTTGGAGGACGACCCGAAGCGACGAGCCTCCCCGCGGTGA
- a CDS encoding glyoxalase family protein (product_source=KO:K15975; cath_funfam=3.10.180.10; cog=COG0346; ko=KO:K15975; pfam=PF00903; superfamily=54593) has product MPTTPGGLHHVTAIATDPQRNADFYRTALGLRLVKRTVNFDAPDTYHLYFGGESGQPGTLITFFPWPAAPRGRRGAGQTTTVAFSVPQHSLGWWQQHLDGLEVNVGTPTSRSSEETLTVADPDGLLIELVGHPEADSRAPWEEGPIPPEYAIRGLHSVTVTEIGHEHTAELLTETMGFRLVEESGARFRFATGAGGSGAMVDVLCSPEAPLGMVAAGTVHHIAWRASDDAEQVDWRNTLLDQGLDVTPVLDRRYFHSIYFREPGGVLFEIATDPPGFTVDEPLMELGRALKLPPWLEPSRAEIEQVLPTLRVPAPDEEITFTPPPAQRTR; this is encoded by the coding sequence ATGCCGACTACGCCAGGCGGATTACACCACGTGACCGCGATCGCTACGGATCCACAGCGCAACGCGGATTTCTACCGAACCGCACTGGGGCTGCGGCTGGTCAAACGGACCGTCAACTTCGACGCTCCGGACACCTATCACCTCTACTTCGGGGGTGAATCGGGTCAGCCCGGGACACTGATCACCTTCTTCCCCTGGCCCGCGGCGCCGCGTGGACGTCGTGGTGCCGGGCAGACCACGACCGTTGCCTTCTCCGTTCCGCAGCATTCGCTGGGGTGGTGGCAGCAGCATCTCGACGGTCTCGAGGTGAACGTCGGCACCCCCACCAGCAGGTCGAGCGAGGAGACCCTGACGGTCGCCGATCCGGACGGTCTGTTGATCGAGCTGGTCGGGCATCCCGAGGCGGACTCCCGCGCGCCCTGGGAGGAAGGACCCATCCCGCCCGAGTACGCCATACGGGGACTCCACTCGGTCACCGTGACGGAAATCGGGCATGAGCACACCGCTGAGCTGTTGACCGAGACCATGGGGTTCCGACTCGTGGAGGAGTCCGGCGCGCGGTTCCGATTCGCCACGGGTGCCGGTGGCTCCGGCGCGATGGTGGACGTGCTGTGCAGCCCCGAAGCCCCGCTGGGGATGGTCGCGGCCGGTACCGTGCACCATATCGCCTGGCGTGCTTCCGACGACGCCGAACAGGTCGACTGGCGGAACACGCTGCTGGATCAGGGGCTCGACGTGACCCCGGTGCTGGATCGTCGCTACTTCCACTCCATCTACTTCCGCGAACCCGGTGGCGTGTTGTTCGAGATCGCCACCGATCCACCGGGTTTCACCGTCGACGAGCCGTTGATGGAGTTGGGCAGGGCGTTGAAACTCCCTCCGTGGCTGGAGCCCTCCCGCGCCGAGATCGAGCAGGTGCTGCCCACGCTCAGGGTTCCCGCTCCGGACGAGGAGATCACTTTCACGCCCCCACCCGCGCAGCGCACGAGGTGA
- a CDS encoding formate dehydrogenase major subunit (product_source=KO:K00123; cath_funfam=2.40.40.20,3.40.228.10,3.40.50.740; cog=COG0243; ko=KO:K00123; pfam=PF00384,PF01568; superfamily=50692,53706; tigrfam=TIGR01553), producing MAEAHPVGFQWVMEAKRRGAKIIHIDPRFTRTSAMADTFVPLRAGSDIALLGGLINHVLRGGHYFHEYVAAYTNAATIVDESYADTEDLDGVFSGFTGSSYDQSSWYYQGARINPAAGERDQWDGVFGSPDPDRAASEGESTPRGEPETDPSLTHPRCVFQILKRHFARYTPELVEQLCGIDQRRFHEVAEALVANSGRERTTAFAYAVGWTHHTVGVQYIRAASILQLLLGNIGRPGGGILALRGHASIQGSTDIPTLFDLLPGYIPMPQAHPNLSLDGFVATNAADKGYWGNIRDYVVSLLKAWWGEYATAENDFRFDHLPRLTGDHGSFRTVIDQIEGRVRGYFVIGENPAVGTANAHQQRMGLASLDWLVVRDLNMIETATFWKNGPEIDNGETTPPEIGTEVFFLPAAAHTEKDGTFTNTQRMLQWHHKAVEPAEDQRSDLWFFYHLGLRIKSKLAARRLERDADQRERDRPVLELTWDYPTEGDIAEPSADAVLREINGTDVEGRALSSFTRLRSDGSTRSGCWIYCGVYAGEINRAARREPGERQSWVAPEWGWAWPANRRILYNRAAADPQGRPWSERKAYVWWDAEQRCWTGHDVPDFEATKPPDYLPDPDAHGPDALRGTDPFVMQGDGLGWLYAPAGLRDGPLPTHYEPQESPLRNTLHSTQRNPARQLYHRPENRYQPSGAEPGAEVFPYVFTTFRLTEHHTAGGMSRWLPHLAELAPAMFFELSPELAAERELVHLGWATVITARGAIEGRVLITQRIRPLRSNGRTLHQIGIPWHWGPNGLTTGDAANELLGVALDPTVHIMETKAGTCDIRPGSRPRGAELETLLATYRARAGITEDTGTDDPPSAADARYQDASDTDGGEDES from the coding sequence ATGGCCGAAGCACACCCGGTCGGGTTCCAGTGGGTGATGGAAGCCAAACGGCGCGGCGCGAAGATAATTCACATCGATCCGCGATTCACCCGCACCTCGGCCATGGCCGACACGTTCGTTCCGCTACGAGCGGGCAGCGACATCGCCCTGCTCGGCGGGCTGATCAACCACGTGCTGCGGGGTGGGCACTACTTCCACGAGTACGTGGCCGCCTACACCAACGCGGCCACGATCGTCGACGAGTCCTACGCCGACACCGAGGACCTCGACGGTGTGTTCTCCGGTTTCACCGGAAGCAGTTACGACCAGAGCAGTTGGTACTACCAAGGGGCGCGGATCAACCCGGCCGCGGGCGAGCGTGACCAGTGGGACGGCGTCTTCGGTTCACCCGATCCCGACCGAGCGGCTTCGGAGGGGGAGTCGACACCTCGCGGGGAACCGGAGACCGATCCGAGCCTGACCCATCCGCGCTGCGTGTTCCAGATCCTCAAGCGCCACTTCGCCCGCTACACCCCGGAGCTCGTGGAACAGCTGTGTGGCATCGACCAGCGGCGATTCCACGAGGTCGCCGAGGCGCTGGTCGCCAACTCCGGAAGGGAGCGCACCACCGCCTTCGCCTACGCGGTGGGCTGGACCCACCACACGGTGGGGGTGCAGTACATCCGGGCTGCCTCCATTCTGCAGCTGTTGCTCGGCAACATCGGCAGACCCGGCGGTGGGATTCTCGCGCTGCGGGGTCACGCCAGCATCCAGGGCTCGACAGACATCCCCACCCTATTCGACCTGCTGCCCGGCTACATCCCGATGCCGCAGGCACACCCGAACCTCTCGCTGGACGGGTTCGTGGCCACCAACGCCGCCGACAAGGGGTACTGGGGCAACATCCGCGACTACGTCGTCAGCCTGCTCAAAGCCTGGTGGGGCGAGTACGCCACCGCCGAGAACGATTTCCGGTTCGACCACCTGCCCCGGCTCACCGGTGACCACGGCAGTTTCCGCACCGTGATCGACCAGATCGAGGGCAGGGTGCGCGGCTACTTCGTCATCGGCGAGAACCCGGCCGTGGGCACCGCCAACGCGCACCAGCAGCGCATGGGGCTGGCCAGTCTGGACTGGCTGGTGGTGCGCGATCTGAACATGATCGAAACCGCCACGTTCTGGAAGAACGGGCCGGAGATCGACAACGGTGAGACCACGCCGCCCGAGATCGGCACCGAGGTGTTCTTCCTGCCCGCGGCCGCGCACACCGAGAAGGACGGTACGTTCACCAACACCCAGCGCATGCTGCAGTGGCACCACAAGGCCGTCGAACCTGCCGAGGACCAGCGCAGCGACCTGTGGTTCTTCTACCACCTGGGACTGCGGATCAAGTCCAAGCTCGCGGCCCGACGGCTCGAACGCGACGCGGACCAGCGCGAACGCGACCGCCCCGTCCTGGAACTGACCTGGGACTATCCCACCGAGGGAGACATCGCCGAACCCAGCGCGGACGCCGTGCTCCGCGAGATCAACGGCACCGATGTCGAGGGACGGGCGCTGTCCTCCTTCACCCGGTTGCGTTCCGACGGCTCCACGCGCTCGGGGTGCTGGATCTACTGCGGCGTCTACGCGGGTGAGATCAATCGGGCCGCCAGGCGGGAACCGGGTGAGCGGCAGTCCTGGGTCGCCCCCGAGTGGGGCTGGGCCTGGCCCGCCAACCGGCGGATCCTGTACAACCGCGCCGCCGCGGATCCGCAGGGCAGACCGTGGAGCGAACGCAAGGCCTACGTCTGGTGGGACGCAGAACAGCGGTGCTGGACCGGCCACGACGTGCCCGATTTCGAGGCGACCAAACCCCCCGACTACCTGCCGGACCCCGACGCACACGGCCCTGACGCGCTGCGCGGCACCGACCCCTTCGTCATGCAGGGCGACGGGCTCGGCTGGTTGTACGCACCCGCCGGACTGCGCGACGGGCCGTTGCCCACCCACTACGAACCGCAGGAATCACCGCTGCGCAACACGCTGCACTCCACGCAGCGAAACCCCGCGCGGCAGCTGTACCACCGCCCGGAGAACCGGTATCAACCCAGCGGTGCCGAACCGGGAGCGGAGGTGTTTCCCTACGTGTTCACCACCTTCCGGCTCACCGAGCACCACACGGCGGGCGGGATGAGTCGGTGGTTGCCGCACCTGGCCGAGCTGGCCCCGGCCATGTTCTTCGAACTCTCCCCGGAACTGGCGGCCGAGCGCGAGCTGGTTCACCTCGGCTGGGCCACGGTGATCACCGCACGCGGAGCGATCGAGGGACGCGTGCTGATCACGCAGCGGATCCGTCCGTTGCGTTCGAACGGCAGGACACTGCACCAGATCGGCATCCCCTGGCACTGGGGTCCCAACGGGTTGACCACCGGTGACGCCGCGAACGAGTTGCTCGGGGTCGCGCTCGACCCCACCGTGCACATCATGGAGACCAAAGCGGGCACCTGCGACATCCGTCCCGGCAGCAGACCACGCGGTGCGGAACTCGAGACGCTGCTCGCCACCTACCGCGCACGGGCGGGCATCACCGAGGACACCGGCACCGACGACCCGCCTTCGGCGGCGGATGCCCGGTACCAGGACGCGAGCGACACCGACGGAGGTGAGGATGAGTCCTGA
- a CDS encoding DMSO reductase anchor subunit (product_source=COG3302; cog=COG3302; pfam=PF03916; transmembrane_helix_parts=Inside_1_75,TMhelix_76_98,Outside_99_117,TMhelix_118_140,Inside_141_146,TMhelix_147_169,Outside_170_183,TMhelix_184_203,Inside_204_316) — MKARADRGASAEGSDRSAGDEAREPFRSYYGRPIIKEPTWKVPDVPAYLYLGGMAGASSVMGALAQLRGYSRLRRVGLLCAAGGSGASVLALIHDLGRPRRFLNMLRVFKPTSPLSVGSWILAPFSALSGAVAISEITGFARPLARVTAGFAAVLAPAMTTYTAVLLADTAVPGWHETRRELPFVFAFSSVAAAGALGTGLAPRSEAAPARRMAVLGSLGELLASRVLEQRAGRIAEAYRTGRAGTTLRTARVLAAGCALGALFARRSGSVAVLVGVSGTAASAATRYGVFEAGRETARDPYYTVVPQRQDSRSEQ; from the coding sequence TTGAAGGCGCGAGCGGACCGCGGTGCGAGTGCGGAGGGCTCCGACCGGAGTGCGGGAGACGAAGCGCGGGAGCCGTTTCGCTCGTACTACGGCAGGCCGATCATCAAGGAACCGACCTGGAAGGTTCCCGACGTGCCCGCCTATCTCTATCTGGGAGGCATGGCGGGCGCCTCGTCCGTCATGGGGGCCCTCGCCCAGCTACGTGGGTATTCCCGGCTGCGCCGGGTCGGGTTGCTCTGTGCGGCGGGAGGCTCCGGTGCCAGTGTGCTGGCGCTCATTCACGATCTCGGCCGGCCGCGACGGTTCCTGAACATGTTGCGCGTGTTCAAACCCACCTCGCCGTTGAGCGTGGGATCCTGGATCCTCGCTCCGTTCTCCGCGCTCAGCGGTGCCGTCGCGATCTCCGAGATCACCGGGTTCGCTCGTCCTCTCGCCAGGGTGACGGCCGGATTCGCAGCGGTACTGGCTCCGGCGATGACGACCTACACGGCGGTGCTGCTCGCCGACACAGCGGTGCCCGGCTGGCACGAGACTCGTCGTGAGCTTCCCTTCGTATTCGCTTTCAGTTCGGTGGCGGCGGCCGGTGCGCTGGGAACGGGATTGGCACCGCGGTCGGAGGCCGCTCCGGCGCGGCGAATGGCCGTGCTCGGGTCCCTCGGCGAACTGCTCGCGAGCCGAGTGTTGGAACAGCGGGCCGGCAGGATCGCCGAGGCTTACCGCACGGGCAGGGCGGGCACTACGTTGCGAACGGCTCGCGTGCTGGCAGCGGGATGCGCCCTCGGTGCGCTGTTCGCTCGGCGCAGCGGGAGCGTGGCGGTGCTGGTGGGTGTCAGTGGCACCGCCGCGTCGGCCGCCACTCGTTATGGGGTGTTCGAAGCGGGGCGGGAGACGGCTCGGGATCCCTACTACACGGTGGTGCCGCAGCGACAGGACAGCCGATCCGAGCAGTGA
- a CDS encoding formate dehydrogenase iron-sulfur subunit (product_source=KO:K00124; cath_funfam=3.30.70.20; cog=COG0437; ko=KO:K00124; pfam=PF12800,PF13247; superfamily=54862; transmembrane_helix_parts=Outside_1_314,TMhelix_315_337,Inside_338_339) translates to MSPDGAAEHPLFGLARAAQPGGDAGTSASGAAAAPAGGNRLSGPLDDPSAEAGYSERHPERMGFFTDTSVCIGCKACEVACKEWNLLEEDGLDLTGMSYDNTTDLGATTWRHVAFVEQRIDPSTRARVDIGMPGVGAPNTLEEEAADSEATEVRWLMSSDVCKHCTHAACLDVCPTGALIRSEYGTVVVQDDVCNGCGYCVPACPYGVIDIHPDNGGAFKCTLCQDRLGSGLAPACATACPTESIQYGPLDQLRQRAEQRLEQLHEQGMTEARLYGQDPTDGVGGDGAFFLLLDEPEVYGLPPDPVVTTRDLPAMAAHAAIAAATAALTVAACFLGGRR, encoded by the coding sequence ATGAGTCCTGACGGCGCTGCCGAACACCCGCTGTTCGGACTCGCACGTGCTGCACAGCCCGGTGGCGACGCTGGTACCTCCGCGTCCGGGGCCGCAGCCGCTCCGGCGGGAGGCAACCGGCTCAGCGGCCCGCTGGATGATCCCAGCGCCGAGGCGGGCTACTCGGAGCGGCATCCCGAGCGGATGGGGTTTTTCACCGACACCAGCGTGTGCATCGGGTGCAAGGCGTGCGAGGTCGCCTGCAAGGAGTGGAACCTGCTGGAAGAGGACGGGCTGGATCTGACCGGCATGTCCTACGACAACACCACCGACCTCGGTGCCACCACGTGGCGGCACGTGGCCTTCGTCGAACAGCGGATCGACCCTTCCACGCGTGCCCGCGTGGATATCGGGATGCCCGGTGTGGGAGCCCCGAACACGCTCGAGGAAGAGGCCGCGGACTCCGAGGCCACCGAGGTGCGTTGGCTGATGTCCTCGGACGTGTGCAAGCACTGCACCCATGCGGCTTGTCTGGACGTGTGTCCGACGGGAGCGTTGATCCGCAGCGAGTACGGCACGGTCGTGGTGCAGGACGACGTGTGCAACGGGTGTGGTTACTGCGTTCCCGCCTGCCCCTACGGTGTGATCGACATCCATCCCGACAACGGCGGAGCGTTCAAGTGCACGTTGTGCCAGGACCGGCTCGGTTCGGGACTCGCTCCGGCGTGTGCCACCGCATGTCCCACCGAGTCCATTCAGTACGGCCCGCTCGACCAGTTGCGGCAGCGGGCCGAGCAACGCCTCGAACAGCTGCACGAGCAGGGGATGACCGAGGCCAGGCTCTACGGGCAGGACCCCACCGACGGTGTGGGGGGTGACGGGGCGTTCTTCCTGCTGTTGGACGAGCCCGAGGTCTACGGTCTGCCACCGGACCCGGTGGTCACCACCCGGGATCTGCCCGCCATGGCCGCACACGCCGCGATCGCCGCCGCTACGGCCGCGTTGACCGTAGCGGCCTGTTTCCTGGGAGGTCGTCGTTGA
- a CDS encoding hypothetical protein (product_source=Hypo-rule applied; pfam=PF00934; smart=SM00304; superfamily=140453) gives MRYVPDGQLITLPGERMTRTSDLQREGVADEANGQSSTGESSGSGTNAQSGMDAADQAAMDAEMQDVADSALFPGPAGLAKEMADIARIAERANTKAELAQAISDNTRMVVDPDEVDALAGFFEEKASELEDRQREVSELASVSPPGTDPVSTGAAAIHGEVASGDDRSYMPNYLKLAKVFNDTAASLRSSAEQTRTDDANAADSFNRGIQNA, from the coding sequence GTGCGGTACGTTCCCGATGGGCAACTGATCACGCTGCCGGGCGAGCGCATGACACGTACGAGTGACCTTCAGAGGGAAGGCGTGGCCGACGAGGCGAACGGGCAGTCGAGTACGGGCGAATCGAGTGGTTCGGGAACGAACGCTCAGTCCGGGATGGATGCGGCGGACCAGGCGGCGATGGACGCCGAGATGCAGGACGTGGCCGACAGCGCGCTGTTCCCCGGCCCCGCCGGGCTCGCCAAGGAGATGGCCGACATCGCCCGGATCGCCGAACGCGCCAACACCAAGGCCGAACTGGCCCAGGCCATCAGCGACAACACGCGCATGGTCGTCGACCCCGACGAGGTAGACGCGCTGGCGGGGTTCTTCGAGGAGAAGGCCAGTGAATTGGAAGACCGCCAGAGGGAGGTCAGCGAATTGGCGAGCGTATCTCCACCTGGAACCGACCCGGTCAGCACAGGAGCCGCGGCGATCCACGGCGAAGTCGCCTCCGGGGACGACCGGTCGTACATGCCCAACTACCTGAAACTCGCGAAGGTGTTCAACGACACCGCAGCGAGCCTGCGCTCCAGCGCCGAGCAGACCCGCACCGACGACGCCAACGCCGCCGACAGCTTCAACCGGGGAATCCAGAATGCGTAA